A DNA window from Schistocerca gregaria isolate iqSchGreg1 chromosome 2, iqSchGreg1.2, whole genome shotgun sequence contains the following coding sequences:
- the LOC126332697 gene encoding alpha-amylase 1-like, which produces MLSVLCLLAAALATVSAQWDPNVANGRSAMVHLFEWKWADIAAECERFLAPKGYAGVQISPPNEYMSITTNNRPWWERYQPVSYRIVSRSGSESEFKDMVNRCNNVGVRIYVDAVINHMSASWNGLSGVGGSKPSGYSYPDVPYGTNDFHQPPCTVNNYNDANNVRNCELSGLHDLNDGSDYVRGKIVEYMNKLIGYGVAGFRIDAAKHMWPNNLAKIYGALSNLNSNYFGSGKRPFIYQEVIDPGTEAVKKGEYVGMGRVCEFKYGTELANCFNRKNQMKWLYNFGESWGLVNGNNALVFIDNHDNQRGHGGGGNVITFQNPKLYKMANAFMLAWPFGFPRVMSSYEFGSSDDGPPQDGNQHIISPTINSDDSCARPWVCEHRWRQIYNMVGFRNNAGTTAMSNWWDNGNYQIAFSRGNTGFIAINNEANSDLKQTLQTGLPAGSYCDVISGNKSGSSCTGKTITVNGDGTAYIEIPYNQDDGVVAIHTGAKL; this is translated from the exons ATGTTGTCCGTACTTTGCCTGCTGGCAGCCGCGCTGGCCACAGTCAGCGCCCAATGGGACCCCAACGTGGCGAATGGCCGCAGCGCCATGGTCCACCTGTTTGAGTGGAAGTGGGCGGACATCGCAGCCGAGTGTGAGCGATTCCTGGCACCCAAGGGCTATGCTGGCGTACAG ATATCCCCGCCAAACGAGTACATGTCAATCACCACCAACAATAGACCGTGGTGGGAACGATACCAGCCTGTCTCCTACAGGATTGTCAGCCGATCTGGTTCGGAGTCCGAGTTCAAAGACATGGTGAACCGCTGCAACAACGTCGGAGTCCG GATCTACGTGGACGCGGTGATCAACCACATGAGCGCCTCGTGGAACGGCCTCAGCGGCGTGGGCGGCAGCAAGCCCAGCGGTTACAGCTACCCCGACGTGCCGTACGGCACCAACGACTTCCACCAGCCGCCCTGCACCGTCAACAACTACAACGACGCCAACAAC gtacGAAACTGTGAGTTGTCTGGACTTCACGACCTTAATGATGGGTCCGATTACGTACGGGGCAAGATCGTGGAATATATGAACAAGCTAATCGGCTATGGAGTTGCAGGATTCAG GATTGACGCTGCCAAACACATGTGGCCAAACAATCTAGCCAAAATCTATGGCGCACTAAGCAACCTCAACAGTAATTATTTTGGTAGCGGCAAGCGACCATTCATCTACCAAGAAGTCATCGACCCAG GTACTGAAGCCGTGAAGAAAGGCGAGTATGTCGGCATGGGAAGAGTCTGTGAGTTCAAGTATGGAACAGAGCTGGCGAACTGCTTCAACAGAAAGAACCAGATGAAGTGGCTGTATAACTTCG GTGAAAGTTGGGGCCTGGTCAACGGTAACAATGCACTTGTTTTCATCGATAACCACGACAACCAGAGAGGCCATGGTGGTGGTGGAAACGTCATCACTTTTCAAAACCCAAAACTGTACAAG ATGGCGAACGCCTTCATGTTGGCGTGGCCGTTTGGCTTCCCACGAGTGATGTCCAGCTACGAGTTCGGCAGCTCGGACGATGGTCCACCACAGGACGGCAACCAACACATCATCTCTCCCACCATCAACTCTGACGACTCATGCGCTAGGCCCTGGGTGTGTGAGCACCGCTGGAGGCAGATCTACAACATGGTCGGATTCAGGAACAATGCAGGAA CTACCGCGATGAGCAACTGGTGGGACAACGGCAACTATCAGATTGCTTTCTCCAGAGGGAACACCGGTTTCATTGCCATTAACAACGAGGCCAATTCCGACCTGAAACAAACGCTTCAG ACTGGTCTACCTGCTGGTTCATACTGTGACGTCATCTCTGGCAACAAGAGTGGAAGCAGCTGCACGGGCAAGACCATCACCGTCAACGGTGACGGAACGGCCTACATCGAAATCCCTTACAACCAGGACGATGGTGTTGTGGCTATCCACACAGGC gCCAAGCTGTAA